Proteins from a genomic interval of Maniola hyperantus chromosome 1, iAphHyp1.2, whole genome shotgun sequence:
- the LOC138402700 gene encoding uncharacterized protein encodes MTTYILYGCEAWTLVEDLRKKIEAFEMWTYRRMLRISWTAKVSNAEVLARMQKKTELVKTIKQRKISYLGHILRHNRYRLLQTIMMGKIAGKRGVGRRKKSWLRNIREWTGIKTVGELFRLAMDREKFKKLTADLQ; translated from the exons ATGACGACGTACA TTCTATATGGTTGCGAGGCATGGACCCTAGTGGAGGACTTACGGAAAAAGATCGAAGCCTTCGAAATGTGGACGTATCGCAGGATGCTCCGCATAAGCTGGACGGCTAAAGTATCCAACGCTGAGGTTCTTGCCCGGATGCAGAAAAAGACCGAGTTAGTTAAAACCATCAAGCAGCGTAAGATCTCGTACCTGGGCCATATTTTGCGACACAATAGGTACCGCCTGCTGCAGACAATCATGATGGGTAAAATAGCTGGGAAAAGAGGGGtgggaagaagaaagaagtcatggctacgtaacatcagggagtggactggcattaaaacagtcggagaactattccgcctagccatggacagggagaagtttaaaaaactgactgctgaccttcagtaa